Proteins from a genomic interval of bacterium:
- the rpmF gene encoding 50S ribosomal protein L32, whose protein sequence is MGGVPTKKRTHGKTRRVRSHQALKKTNLSVCGSCKGPIFGHRACPQCRTYGTGTEVGNKK, encoded by the coding sequence ACCAACAAAAAAACGAACACACGGCAAGACGCGACGCGTACGATCGCATCAGGCATTGAAAAAGACGAATCTTTCCGTTTGCGGAAGTTGCAAAGGGCCGATTTTTGGCCATCGCGCGTGCCCACAATGCCGGACGTACGGCACGGGGACAGAAGTAGGAAATAAGAAGTAG